A region of Carassius gibelio isolate Cgi1373 ecotype wild population from Czech Republic chromosome B11, carGib1.2-hapl.c, whole genome shotgun sequence DNA encodes the following proteins:
- the sh2d5 gene encoding SH2 domain-containing protein 5 — protein sequence MGETAGMEHRIVTRSAEYIGSFPVDDRCLDDQIQQLHTQLKSFKNCKSKRMVSLRFSVKGVKVYDEDEMTLLMAHAMCRVSLSTARPTDAQFAFVSHNPGNSEAQLYCHLFRARHARSAQFLNLLLCRCFQLYFLEKHPEEAQDECSGKKPTRAPSLLNQGFPLSVSALVSFRRAPTQGLLPGAKVFSQPSTEQVSSPEEGPTSSPTIIRKKAIRTKELSSGAYRSFTFTPLKQRHLQDKLSAPQEKERASAKACKSRAPSLAETEEALAQAVWCWAGVSSDCSSSLLADDVLGAFLLCPHPKKPDRGSLVVRFPSGLVTHAIKNSKGKFRLEKYHNDFESLAALIEHYTEFSEELECSLSCARVNHCYNWEEMVNKSSRLLQDNKKGTFKNKSWV from the exons ATGGGTGAGACAGCTGGAATGGAACATAGGATTGTTACAAGATCTGCTGAG TATATTGGCTCATTTCCTGTGGATGACCGTTGTTTGGATGATCAGATTCAGCAGCTGCACACTCAGCTGAAGTCTTTCAAG AACTGCAAGAGCAAGCGAATGGTCTCATTGAGGTTCTCTGTCAAGGGAGTCAAAGTTTATGATGAAGATGaaatg ACGCTCCTCATGGCTCACGCCATGTGTCGAGTCTCGCTGTCCACCGCCCGTCCAACTGATGCCCAGTTTGCCTTTGTCTCCCATAATCCTGGAAATTCTGAAGCCCAGCTCTATTGCCACCTCTTTAGAGCCAGACATGCTCGATCT GCCCAGTTCCTGAACCTGCTGCTTTGCCGCTGTTTTCAACTGTATTTTCTGGAGAAGCACCCAGAGGAAGCACAGGATGAGTGTTCAGGGAAGAAACCAACTCGAGCCCCATCGTTGCTTAATCAAGGTTTCCCTCTCAGTGTTAGTGCCTTGGTGTCTTTCCGCAGGGCCCCAACTCAAGGCCTGCTACCAGGGGCAAAG GTGTTCTCACAGCCAAGCACGGAGCAAGTCAGCAGTCCTGAAGAAGGCCCCACTTCTTCTCCGACTATAATTCGTAAAAAGGCGATTCGAACAAAAGAGCTGAGCTCTGGAGCATATCGCTCTTTTACATTTACTCCTCTCAAACAGCGGCACCTGCAGGATAAACTGAGTGCACCACAAG AAAAGGAACGAGCCAGTGCAAAAGCATGCAAGTCTCGCGCTCCCAGTTTAGCCGAGACAGAAGAAGCTCTGGCTCAAGCagtgtggtgctgggctggcgtgTCTAG CGACTGTAGTTCTTCATTGCTGGCAGATGATGTCTTGGGTGCCTTCCTGCTATGTCCTCATCCCAAAAAGCCCGACCGTGGGTCTCTTGTAGTCCGCTTTCCCTCAGGACTGGTAACTCATGCTATTAAGAATTCCAAGGGAAAGTTCCGGCTTGAG AAATACCACAATGACTTTGAAAGCCTTGCTGCTTTGATTGAGCACTACACAGAGTTCAGTGAGGAGCTGGAATGTTCTCTGAGCTGCGCCCGTGTCAACCACTGCTACAATTGGGAAGAGATGGTGAATAAGAGTTCACGGTTGCTGCAGGACAACAAGAAAGGCACCTTCAAAAACAAAAGTTGGGTTTAA